The Acidobacteriota bacterium genome includes a window with the following:
- a CDS encoding energy transducer TonB yields MLKPFTVCLGIMLLSASVGLAVQEPTRLPSQPQPVSPVVPPYPPIARAACVQGPVAVVVEVDPMGNVTATDVLYGHPLLWQTALKAASSWQFDTVRDESNRRREVLRFAFHILPFEIPEKKLEPLWSSRTDVEVKAHPFEPSCDDCTEKRRRQLRRGGCPAQP; encoded by the coding sequence ATGCTGAAACCGTTCACCGTTTGCTTGGGAATTATGCTCCTCTCCGCCAGTGTCGGCCTTGCCGTTCAAGAACCAACGCGCTTACCCTCCCAGCCCCAACCTGTCTCACCAGTGGTTCCGCCGTATCCGCCAATCGCGCGCGCTGCTTGTGTCCAAGGCCCGGTGGCTGTAGTCGTTGAGGTTGACCCAATGGGCAATGTTACGGCGACCGATGTCTTGTATGGCCATCCGTTATTGTGGCAAACAGCTTTGAAAGCTGCGAGCAGTTGGCAATTTGACACCGTTAGAGATGAATCAAACCGACGTCGAGAAGTGCTTCGGTTTGCTTTTCACATCTTGCCCTTTGAAATTCCCGAGAAGAAGCTGGAACCGCTGTGGTCTAGCCGCACCGATGTGGAGGTCAAAGCGCATCCCTTCGAGCCGAGTTGTGATGATTGTACTGAGAAACGCCGCCGCCAACTTCGTCGCGGGGGATGTCCTGCACAGCCTTGA